Part of the Metarhizium brunneum chromosome 6, complete sequence genome is shown below.
ATGCTGCGGGACGAACTGTAATGGGTTCAGCGGGTAGAAAGAAACCATATATGATGGCCTTCTTAGAGGCTCAAGAGACGCAAGCCCCAATTGAGCTTGACACCTCGTGGCTTAAAGTTAAGCATACAGATGAATTTATACAATTTCTCCCTGTTTAAAGCAAGCGCGGCTGGGTCATGATGGTAAATAATCCGCGTGCAGGCCTTGAGATACTCCAGAAGGCTCAGCTAGCCGGCCACGGTAAACTTATTGCCGTCTCCCGTCCCCGGTCGGATCTTGATCCGCCAAAATGGCGCGTTACTAATACTATTAACGATGTGCTGAACACCCCTAACTTTGCCGGCTTCCAGGACGCTTGCGCCAGCAATATTGAGAAAAGCGTCAACGCTATTAAGCGGGAGACGGGCATTACCGACGCGGAAATTATTCGCATTCCTTCTCTCTACCAAGTATACGATCGCGAGGTTTGGCAATATGGGCAGGAAGCAGATGGTAACAAGCGCCGCCAGATTCGCGGCCGAGTCCCCGCTCAGGAGACCAGGGAGTCTGGAGAGCAACAGGGGCAACGGCTAGCAGATGTTCCCGAGGAAGATGTCGGCACCAAAATCCTCAACGCTCTAGAAGCCGGCACGCCCCCCCGGGTGTTAGAGCAGCAACCAGCAAACATACCAGC
Proteins encoded:
- the Padi4_0 gene encoding Protein-arginine deiminase type-4 — encoded protein: MVNNPRAGLEILQKAQLAGHGKLIAVSRPRSDLDPPKWRVTNTINDVLNTPNFAGFQDACASNIEKSVNAIKRETGITDAEIIRIPSLYQVYDREVWQYGQEADGNKRRQIRGRVPAQETRESGEQQGQRLADVPEEDVGTKILNALEAGTPPRVLEQQPANIPARSLKGRQEEANGEAAALYPSTINSVVLGNRQILAPNPWGPVIDGQDVLSAAVNAAYAKANYTVRYIDDWFTHYTTYGDVHCASNVIREIPTAKWW